AGAAGGACAAAGACACTCGCATTCAGCCTTGCGGTCATCTGCTGTGCCAGCGCTGCCTTAGCAACTGGCTGGTATGAGCATGAATTCAGTCAATCGGtccccacttcctgtcccaTACGCCCTCCAGTATTACCGTCTATTCCTTTCACAACATGGCATCCAGCAGAAGTCAGCAGGCCACACGTGTCCATATTGCCGCTGCGACATCAGAGGCACCCAGCCTGTTGACATCGAGCCATACGCACTTGAACACaaagaggaagaaaaggacCGTGAGGACATTGCTGAGATGAGGAAGGTTTGTCTTTGGCATTTAAACATTTTGGGTCCCCTAACCCgaataggaataggaataggaattggaataggaataggaataggaataggaattggaattggaattggaattggaattggaataggaataggaataggaattggaattggaataggaaaaaatacaaattaaaatttaaaaaataaaaaaataaaaaaacaataaaaaaattaggaaagcaggaagtgaacaaatgtaacagttactgattgtaaaagtaccagatggaggggtaggatttaataagctttgcttcttcctactccttttggacatgtggaactgtgaactgattatgtgatgcattcaattgtaatctgatgcatgttcaaatgaaataaaaccattaccattaccatagttatGGCTATGGATAGTATCGTATCAAAGCAGGAATAATGAACGCTTGTGTGTTACCTGGTAGATGCAAGTGGGTGGGGTCACTCAGCAATGATGAGAATGTCTCCGGGTGACTGGGACCGCCCATGCCTTCTTCCTCATCTGCATTCCAAAGGGTACGTTGTTGGCTTCAGAAAAGACACATTTAATTATAAGCAAGGTGTTTCTTCTTATGGGCACAAATagtataattaaagttttaatTAAGGGTTATTAACTGTTTCTGTTTGTAGGTGCACAGACTTAATCCGATCTCAGAACATCAACGAGTCAAAGAGTTCTTCTAATGGATGTGATACATTTTGCAGACGTAACCAATGCTACAGTATACCCaattcatgtacagtatatatattatgtcaTATATTTCAACGCtgaataaataatgcaaaaaagtttgtatttaaatgataattttcctccaatgtagtaaaaataatttgtgCTAATTTGGGCTGATGAAAAAAGTCAGTAAAAGCAcatacaaatgaaatattaaaatatattaagtaTAATTTTCTGTGCCTTATTTGATAAGGCAGACTGGGTATCAATATAAAACCAAGCTATAGCAAAGCCAGCGGAATGGTGGGCGTGTCCAAACAATGGGTGTCGACCAAGTGGGagtatgtataaataaatattgtattttttatactgGCTTATTACAGTTATATTATAATTAGGGccgtcaatcgattaaaatattaaaataatagattaaataatgtattaaaaatatttgatcacgattaatcacatttttcacagttaactcaattaatcacatttaatcgcagatggaaatatttttttataataagtaggggaaatatcGTTGTGGTAAAGATTCGATGTTCAActaaaacaataattacataaaattttatgtaaagacatcaatttgggaactttagcctattattttttaaaaatacagtcatcaagcatatttttgtattactattattagctcttaaactcgttCACGCATCAAAAAATTTGGCGCCGATAAAGAGGACTTCTGTTAACGCATgtcgttaactttgacagccctaattataatTAAAGATATCGGAATTAGCTTGATTGATCGTATGTGTTACCACACTAGGAATTGTAATACTCTGTTACTCTGTTAGTACTCTGTTAAGTACAACAATCGTAATTGGGTTTATACATAAGAAGAAAAAGAATACtactatacatatttacatcGAATGTTAACATgactttatatattatatccAATCAAAACGAACATATGAAGATAATTAACCTGCTATTTTATATTCCCATCCACGCCCACTGATTTCAGTATCATGTGACCTTGCTGTGTGACAGTTTGACAGGACCAAAGTATATGtttcaataattatttattttcttcagcACTACAGATGGAAGATCAAGTACAAGACTGAATGTCTTGGATGACTTAGTAGTTGGCCATGGTGCGCTCCAGCCAATCGTTGAAGATGCAGACCTAAAATTAAGGACAGGAAGGAGTTTAATTTTGGACATTAACAGTCAAGTCGTGTTGAATGGCAGTGGTCTTTTTTTACCTTGGCGTAGACACCAGGGTGGTCCCTCTCAGCACATCCGTATCCCCAGGACACAACACCCTGCAGCTCGCCATTGCACACCACGGGGCCACCAGAGTCGCCCTGATAGGACGACGATACAAACCGTTAAACCTCGACTTTTCACGGTTATTTGAAAACGGTTCATTATGTCTGAGAAGTTCCGTTACCTGGCAGGAGTCCTTGCCACCCTCCAGATATCCGGCGCAGAACATGGAATCGGTGATCATGCCAGGGTAGGAGTTGTCACAGTCCCGATCGGACAGGATAGGGATGTCCAGGCACTGCAGTTTGTTCTTGTCAGCGGCTAGAAACCCGGAAGAGACGACATCAGTACTGAAGGCTCAACCTCGGATACAACTGACTTAGAATTGATCGGAATCTTATTCCAAACTAGGCTAGTTTCACGTGACCGAATTCGGCGTAGACTCACTGGAGCTCATGGTGTTGCCCCATCCGGAGACTTTGCACATGGTACCGGCGGGGGCGCAGCTGGTGGGCAGGGCCACGGGCTGAACAAATTGGTTGAGGGTGGCGGGCTTGCTGAGCTTGATCAGCATGATGTCATTGTCGATGTTGTAAGAGCTGTAGTTGGGGTGGCGGATGACGCGGGAGGACCTGATGAACTGCTCCTTTCCCTCGGTGACCTTGATGTTGTGCTCTCCGAGACGCACCTCCACGCGGCTGGAAGACGGTTTTCCGTGTTTTAAAAGACTTTCTATAAAAGGTGCGGTTATGGAATCGGTAGGTTACGTACGACTTGTAGCAGTGAGCGGCAGACACCACCCAGTTCTCGTTGACGAGGGAGCCTCCGCAGAAGTGGTAGCCGGAGTTCAGAGACACCTGATGGGGCTGGGAGTAGGGCTTGCACTCATACCCTCCGACGATCTTGTCGTCCTCCGTGGCGACTAGAAGACAACAACCAATAATAAACCAAGTCCAGTCTTTCCGACAACTGGAATCACATGTTGGGATGGTTACTTGTTGAAAACGATTGCGTTGGGATGGGCAGAAATTTAATCGATGAAAAAATAGTCAATTTTCCATAGCCTACTGATCGATCCGTCCAACAGATTAATTACGCATATTTCTCATATTCTGCTCAGTTGATTCAAAACCAAAAGTTGTGTCGCACTCACAAGCAGCTCCGATGAGCAGAACGAAGACCAGAGACCTCATGGTTGCTGAGTGATCGTGTCGATGAGAGGACCTTAGCTGAAGGTACGTTTTATATCTGCAGAAGAGGGGCACCGCCCTCCTCTGTGGCCCATCCTCATTGGTCAGTGGAGAGCCAATCGCCGGAGGAGGATGTTAGGAGACGATTCGCAAGTTAtttgtgtttgctttttttttcgttttttatgAAACTATGATTTTGAgtcggcggcacggtggtctagtggttagcatgcagacctcacagataggagaccagggttcaattcaaaaTCATTGTGGTTTCAGTTGTCAACTTCTCCCATATCCGTGTTACTATAAATCGCCTTTCTAAAATCTGACATTGCTGTTGGTCAGGTACAACTCAGGAGTACCCCAAGGCTCTGTTTTaggtccattgttgtttttcttgtgacGTATTTTATTACGCTTAACTGAATatgcacccacattccaaaaacatgctaggttaattggcgactccaaattgtccataggtatgaatgtgagtgtgaatggttgtttgtccgtatgtgccctgtgattggctggcgaccagtccagggtgtaccccgcctctcgcccgaaaacagctgggataggctccagcaccacagcgaccctcgtgagaataagcggtagaaaatgaatgaatgaatgaatgaatttgagtcAAGATTGACTCCAATGCCTCTCACTTAACTTtacaaaaatttatatttattagcaACTTCATCAACAATTTTCACTTCCTTTTCTAAAATTAAGATCTATAGACTCGTTTCCAGATTTAAGCAGAAGGAACAGAGTTTTTGTTCAAGGTTTATGCAAGTGTTTGTGATTGGTCAGACCACAGGCGTATTCGTATCGTCTGTTTGATATCTCAACAGGTGGTGCTTTCACAGGACACCGTAGCTCAAAGTATCTTTGTCAATCTTGGAAAAACAAATTCAGAACGAGGTCACTTCGGAACAACCGAACACATGGCCACCAAAaagtgaagatttttttttttttgggagggggacacaaaaacactgaaaaagacaGAATATTGCATTCGTATACCAAAGAAAACCAGTATTACAACTAGTATGGTAGGATCCAATACTAAAGATGTGTGCAAAAAGTACTGTAAGATTCTGATTATGTTCAGATATtagaaattgtgtttttttagtgaCAGTATCTAAAGATGtggcgcaaaaaaaaaatcaagatatgAGGTTGTGAACGGACCATCTGTAGAAGCATTTAAGCCAAGTGTCAAGGTCAGCTGATGCAGAAACACATTCAGGGATAAACAGAAACATTAAATCCAAAAACCCTTATAGAACCTTCAAGATGTCCAGATTTTTCTCATGCGGACTTGTGAATTCTAAGCATAGACTtagaatatatttaaatatttaataagtcAAGTGGATTTTGGACCCACTTACCAAGTACAGTATACAATATGAAACCACAAAAACACTGTTAGTTCATTTACCTCAATCCCGCCCACAACAACTTTTCCAGAATTCTAATTGGTCATATGCAACCTTGAAGGGGCGTGTCTAAAATTGAGCCAGATCGTCACTCTCCCATATAAACCGGACCTCAATCTGCAACTGGTCATCGACAGGATCACTCAGCAATCATGAAGTGTCTGGTCTTTGTTCTGCTCATCGGAGCTGCTTGTGAGTAAAACCTTTTTCCACTTGTTgtcggaaaaaaatatttattattgcttGTATGTTTACTAGTCGCCACGGAGGACGACAAAATTGTCGGAGGGTATGAGTGAAagcccaattaacctagcatgtttttggaatgtgggtgcatATTCAGTTAATCGTAATAAAATACgtcacaagaaaaacaacaatggacctAAAACAGAGCCTTGGGGTACTCCTGAGTTGTACCTGACCAACAGCAATGTCAGATTTTAGAAAGGCGATTTATAGTAACACGGATATGGGAGAAGTTGACAACAGAAACCACAATGAttttgaattgaaccctggtctcctatctgtgaggtctgcgcgctaaccactagtccaccgtgccgccgacTCAAAATCATAGTTTCATAAAAaccgagaaaaaaaaagcaaacacaaaTAACTTGTGAAGCGTCTCCTAACATCCTCCTCCGGCGATTGTCTCTCCATTGACCAATGAGGATGGGCCACAGAGGAGGGCGGTGCCCCTCTTCTGCAGATATAAAACGTACCTTCAGCTAAGGTCCTCTCATCGACACGATCACTCAGCAACCATGAGGTTTCTGGTCTTCGTTCTGCTCATCGGAGCTGCTTGAATATGAGAGATATGCGTAATTAATCTGTTGGACGGATCGATCAGTAGGCTATGGAAAATTGACTATTTTTTCCTAGTGATATCGTACATCGATGAAATTTCTGCCCATCCCAGCGCAATCGTTTTTAACAAGTAACCATCCCAACATGTGATTCCAGTTGTCGGAAAGACTGGACTTGGTTTATTATTGGTTGTTGTCTTCTAGTCGCCACGGAGGACGACAAGATCGTCGGAGGGTATGAGTGCAAGCCCTACTCCCAGCCCCATCAGGTGTCTCTGAACTCCGGCTACCACTTCTGCGGAGGCTCCCTCGTCAACGAGAACTGGGTGGTGTCTGCTGCTCACTGCTACAAGTCGTACGTAACCTACCGATTCCATAACCGCACCTTTATAGAAAGTCTTTTAAAACACGGAAATCGTCTTCCAGCCGCGTGGAGGTGCGTCTCGGAGAGCACAACATCAAGGTCACCGAGGGAAAGGAGCAGTTCATCAGGTCCTCCCGCGTCATCCGCCACCCCAACTACAGCTCTTACAACATCGACAATGACATCATGCTGATCAAGCTCAGCAAGCCCGCCACCCTCAACCAATTTGTTCAGCCCGTGGCCCTGCCCACCAGCTGCGCCCCCGCCGGCACCATGTGCAAAGTCTCCGGATGGGGCAACACCATGAGCTCCAGTGAGTCGACGCCGAATTCGGTCACGTGAAACTAGCCTAGTTTGGAATAAGATTCAGATCAATTCTAAGTCAGTTGTATCCGAGGTTAAGCCTTCAGTACTAATGTTTTCTTATCCGGGTTTCTAGCCGCTGACAGGAACAAACTGCAGTGCCTGGACATCCCTATCCTGTCCGAGAGGGACTGTGAGAACTCCTACCCCGGCATGATCACCGATGCCATGTTCTGCGCCGGATATCTGGAGGGTGGCAAGGACTCCTGCCAGGTAACGGAACTTCTCAGACATACTGAACCGTTTTGATATAAACGTGAAAAGTTGACGGTTTGACGGTTTGTATCGTTGTCCTATCAGGGCGACTCTGGTGGCCCCGTGGTGTGCAATGGCGAGTTGCAGGGTGTTGTGTCCTGGGGATACGGATGTGCTGAGAGGGACCACCCTGGTGTCTACGCCAAGGTACGGCAACACACACTGGACACATGAACAAATTAATCAGAGGTTTGGAAGACCCCCATTCAAAGAATGTAGTCAAGATTCTTGTCAGAACTTCCTTTGTTTCGATTTCAGCTCCCACAGTACTTCAGTCCACTTTTAAATTGAGTTGTTTACAAAAGAAAagtgaatatttcaactaaagAAACTTTCTTCTTGATACACAGGTCTGCATTTTCAACGACTGGCTTGAGCGCACCATGTCCAGCTATTAAGAACCCGATCCTTCGATCCATAAGCCATGCCTCATTAACACCTTTGTACCCCCTGGAGAACTGTTGTAGAACTTCTGTCAGCAACTTtccatttgtacaaataaaaggcaaataaatatGACTTATGTGATGTTACtatgatatatatttgtatcCTAACTGCACATCAACACTGCTCACAATATAATCTAGTCAAGACCAAGTCAAGGTCAGAAAGATGTTAACAAtgtaaaagtgtttttgtgGAGAAACTGATCCGtcactataaaaaaaattagctttgCTTTAAATGAAAAACTTCTCCAATCAGCACCCTAGCAGGACTTTTATTGGTCTGCAAGAGCAGAGGTGGGTCTTAATAGCTGGCGGCCAATCAATAAAAAAGCCTCCTAGTGTTCAATCCAGCCCAGTTGTACCTTTGCCAAAAACTTTAAAGTAGTTGTTTCAACACTTTTCCCACACTTTTACAACACTAAATTAGAAAAGCCATGCTCCATATGGCTCAACCTTACAAAAAGAAGGTACACACATACAGATAAATTAACCATATACAACACAGAGTCAATTATTTCAATTCAACACCAATCACCGACTCATCGTCATGCGCATGGAGGCTAATGCTAACTGTCCGGTTGGTTTGTGTCAGTTTTAATTGGCTACAGGATTGATAAAGGTTATGGACAGCAGGGTATgccattattaaataataattccattattttattgttattattatttattaattcaattaaaatatcCTGGTTTTGATTTTAGTTTCTAACCCAATGCACAGTGATATGTTGGTCTCAAACAAATCGGCTCTTTCAAATGAACGACAGGGATGTGTAAAACCGCGCGAGATCTCAAACATAAATGTTTCTGAATCTTCACGAATTTACTACTCACTAAACTCAAGCCTCATTCAGACTCTGTCACTTATCCGTCATTGTGTCGGATTGTGTACACAGAATTtgataagaaacaaaaaaatatcacaagGCACTCGGGGGTCAAAACGCTACCCAAAAGATCCGACTCTCTTAAAAAGAGCCGTGATTTCCATCACAACTTGATCAGACCTCATCAATTTAACTCCCCTACTCCAATCTAATTGGTTTAGCCATCTGTCCGTCAACATTGTCATTTTTACGCCAGTTTGAAGTAGAGTTTTTTGTAAATCTAGCAACAGAGGACTGATACAC
This genomic window from Doryrhamphus excisus isolate RoL2022-K1 chromosome 17, RoL_Dexc_1.0, whole genome shotgun sequence contains:
- the LOC131105735 gene encoding trypsin-2, producing MRSLVFVLLIGAAFATEDDKIVGGYECKPYSQPHQVSLNSGYHFCGGSLVNENWVVSAAHCYKSRVEVRLGEHNIKVTEGKEQFIRSSRVIRHPNYSSYNIDNDIMLIKLSKPATLNQFVQPVALPTSCAPAGTMCKVSGWGNTMSSTADKNKLQCLDIPILSDRDCDNSYPGMITDSMFCAGYLEGGKDSCQGDSGGPVVCNGELQGVVSWGYGCAERDHPGVYAKVCIFNDWLERTMANY
- the LOC131105736 gene encoding trypsin-2-like → MKCLVFVLLIGAAFATEDDKIVGGYECKPYSQPHQVSLNSGYHFCGGSLVNENWVVSAAHCYKSRVEVRLGEHNIKVTEGKEQFIRSSRVIRHPNYSSYNIDNDIMLIKLSKPATLNQFVQPVALPTSCAPAGTMCKVSGWGNTMSSTADRNKLQCLDIPILSERDCENSYPGMITDAMFCAGYLEGGKDSCQGDSGGPVVCNGELQGVVSWGYGCAERDHPGVYAKVCIFNDWLERTMSSY